The following are from one region of the Cetobacterium somerae genome:
- a CDS encoding RNA methyltransferase, producing MRKAIYLGLVHSPVYNKRGDVVCTSVTNFDIHDISRTCRTYDVNQYHIIVSVDAQKKLTERIIGYWQEGFGTGYNRDREEAFGRTRVYESIEKSIFEIEEREGKKPLIITTSAKIFPNSISYKNLSEKMINDDQPYLILFGTGWGLIDEVMEMSDYILEPIRGNAEYNHLSVRSAVSIILDRLLGEN from the coding sequence ATGAGAAAAGCAATATATTTAGGACTAGTTCACTCACCAGTTTACAATAAAAGAGGAGATGTGGTTTGTACATCGGTAACAAATTTTGATATACATGATATTTCAAGAACTTGTAGAACATACGATGTAAATCAGTATCATATTATAGTATCTGTAGATGCACAAAAAAAACTTACAGAAAGAATTATTGGATATTGGCAAGAAGGATTTGGAACAGGATATAATAGAGATAGAGAGGAAGCTTTTGGTAGAACAAGAGTTTATGAATCAATAGAAAAAAGTATTTTTGAAATAGAAGAAAGAGAGGGAAAAAAACCTCTAATAATAACAACATCGGCAAAAATATTTCCAAACTCAATAAGTTATAAAAATTTATCTGAAAAAATGATTAATGATGATCAGCCATATTTAATATTATTTGGAACAGGTTGGGGATTAATAGATGAAGTAATGGAAATGTCAGATTATATATTAGAACCGATTAGAGGAAATGCAGAATATAATCATTTATCTGTTAGATCAGCAGTTTCAATAATTTTAGATAGATTATTAGGAGAAAATTAA
- a CDS encoding gamma carbonic anhydrase family protein has product MIYKLGELVPKIGKNNLIIDSATIIGDVETGENVSIWFSTVLRADMSKITVGNNSNIQDNTTVHGDTPYPVVIGENVTIGHNCIIHGCEIGDNVIIGMGSILLNGAKIPKNCIVGAGSLVTDKLEAQEGDLIIGSPGKVVKKLSDKNIDYLKYANKVYLEKIEMYKKLERIG; this is encoded by the coding sequence ATGATATATAAATTAGGAGAGTTAGTTCCAAAAATTGGGAAAAATAACCTTATTATTGATAGTGCTACTATAATTGGAGATGTAGAGACTGGAGAAAATGTAAGTATTTGGTTTTCTACTGTTTTAAGAGCTGATATGAGTAAAATAACAGTTGGAAATAATTCGAATATCCAAGATAATACAACAGTTCATGGAGATACACCATATCCTGTAGTAATAGGTGAAAATGTGACAATAGGACATAACTGTATTATACATGGATGTGAAATAGGAGATAATGTCATAATAGGAATGGGGTCAATTTTATTAAATGGAGCTAAAATTCCTAAGAATTGTATTGTAGGAGCAGGAAGTTTAGTGACTGATAAGTTAGAAGCACAAGAGGGAGATTTAATAATAGGATCTCCTGGAAAAGTAGTAAAAAAACTTTCTGATAAAAATATAGATTATTTAAAGTACGCTAATAAAGTTTACTTAGAAAAAATAGAAATGTACAAAAAATTAGAGAGAATAGGGTAG
- the trmD gene encoding tRNA (guanosine(37)-N1)-methyltransferase TrmD has translation MKINILTLFPEFFNSFKEHSIIKRAVEREQVEINIVNIRDFAEGKHKQCDDIPFGGGVGMVMKPEPLLRALEENKGKVIYTSPQGVKLNQMLACELSTEKEITIIAGHYEGIDERVIDSKVDLEISLGDFVLTGGELPAMVISDAIIRLIPGVIKKESYENDSFYNGLLDYPHYTRPAEFEGLKVPEVLMSGHHKNIDEWRLKQSLERTLKRRPELLKNREFSKLEKKLLKEIKEEQKI, from the coding sequence GTGAAAATAAATATATTAACACTATTTCCAGAGTTTTTTAATTCTTTTAAAGAGCACAGTATTATAAAAAGAGCTGTGGAAAGAGAGCAAGTAGAAATTAATATAGTTAATATAAGGGATTTTGCTGAAGGGAAACATAAGCAGTGTGATGATATACCTTTTGGAGGCGGAGTTGGAATGGTTATGAAGCCTGAACCGTTATTAAGAGCTCTAGAAGAAAATAAAGGAAAAGTTATTTATACTTCTCCTCAAGGTGTAAAATTAAATCAAATGTTAGCATGTGAATTATCTACTGAAAAAGAGATAACTATAATAGCAGGTCATTATGAAGGGATAGATGAGAGAGTAATTGATAGTAAAGTGGATCTAGAGATATCTTTAGGTGATTTTGTTTTAACAGGTGGTGAATTGCCGGCTATGGTAATATCAGATGCAATAATTCGTCTTATTCCTGGAGTTATAAAAAAAGAATCTTATGAAAATGACTCTTTTTATAATGGATTATTAGATTATCCACATTATACGAGACCAGCTGAATTTGAAGGCTTAAAAGTCCCGGAAGTTTTGATGTCAGGTCATCATAAAAATATAGATGAGTGGAGATTAAAACAAAGTTTGGAAAGAACTTTGAAAAGACGACCAGAACTTTTAAAGAATAGAGAGTTTAGTAAACTTGAAAAAAAACTTTTAAAAGAGATAAAAGAGGAGCAAAAGATATGA
- the rimM gene encoding ribosome maturation factor RimM (Essential for efficient processing of 16S rRNA) — MELLSVGRVSGTHHLKGAIKVTSNIDNLEILSGNKVMIELPSGEVKILTIKKVSSMIDKKWIVEFEELTNKTDASLIQNGVIKVRRDLLGIEEDEFLANDVMGMKVITESGEDIGEVVDIYETAAHDIYVIEDEEFETMIPDVEVFIKNIDFNKREILVSLIEGMRERKKD, encoded by the coding sequence ATGGAGTTATTATCAGTTGGAAGAGTTTCGGGAACTCACCACTTAAAGGGAGCAATAAAAGTTACTTCGAATATAGATAATTTAGAGATTTTAAGTGGAAATAAAGTTATGATTGAGCTACCATCAGGAGAAGTAAAAATTTTAACTATAAAAAAAGTGTCTAGTATGATAGATAAAAAATGGATTGTAGAATTTGAAGAGCTAACAAATAAAACGGATGCTAGCTTAATTCAAAATGGAGTTATAAAAGTAAGAAGAGATCTTTTAGGAATTGAGGAAGATGAGTTTTTAGCTAATGATGTAATGGGAATGAAAGTAATAACAGAGTCTGGAGAAGATATAGGTGAAGTTGTAGATATCTATGAAACTGCAGCTCATGATATATATGTTATAGAGGATGAAGAGTTTGAAACAATGATTCCAGATGTAGAAGTTTTTATAAAGAATATAGATTTCAATAAAAGAGAGATATTGGTTTCTTTAATTGAAGGAATGAGAGAAAGAAAGAAAGATTAA
- a CDS encoding KH domain-containing protein, which yields MEKLELLINYIIGELVETKEEIRISYDLIDDTVTFKVSVAQGEMGRVIGKNGLTANAIRGVMQAAGVKDRLNVNVEFVD from the coding sequence ATGGAAAAATTAGAGTTATTAATTAATTATATTATAGGAGAATTAGTAGAAACAAAAGAGGAAATTAGAATAAGTTATGATTTAATAGATGATACTGTAACTTTTAAAGTGAGTGTTGCTCAAGGTGAAATGGGAAGAGTTATTGGTAAAAATGGGTTAACAGCAAATGCAATAAGAGGAGTTATGCAAGCAGCTGGAGTTAAAGACAGATTAAATGTAAATGTTGAATTTGTAGACTAA
- a CDS encoding DUF4911 domain-containing protein, with amino-acid sequence MDSYEFKIKTKREDIDFINKIMEAYEGVGIVRTKNADEGDLTIVSTTDFKDDVRMIVEDLNRKWVKAEIVWEGPWSGEL; translated from the coding sequence ATGGACAGTTATGAATTTAAAATAAAAACAAAGCGTGAAGATATAGATTTTATTAATAAAATAATGGAAGCATATGAGGGTGTTGGAATTGTAAGGACCAAAAATGCTGATGAAGGAGATTTAACAATAGTTTCTACGACAGATTTTAAAGATGATGTTAGAATGATTGTTGAGGATTTAAATAGAAAATGGGTAAAAGCTGAAATAGTTTGGGAAGGACCTTGGTCAGGAGAGTTATAA
- the rsmA gene encoding 16S rRNA (adenine(1518)-N(6)/adenine(1519)-N(6))-dimethyltransferase RsmA, producing the protein MSFKHKKKFGQNFLTDQNDVLNRIMEVSDVKEDEHIIEIGPGEGALTALLLEKAENVTCIEIDTDLEKILTKKYASNPKFNLIMQDVLTVDLKNVLSKGRVVANIPYYITSPIINKIIENRDIISEMFIMVQKEVAERVCSKSGKERSVLTLAVEYYGEAEYLFTIPKAFFTPPPKVDSAFMSIKFYNDRRYEDRISESLFFKYVKAAFSNKRKNIINNLTTLGYSKDFIREKLEKLGILETERAENLTIEQFIDLAEIFEEE; encoded by the coding sequence ATGTCCTTTAAACATAAGAAAAAATTTGGGCAAAACTTCTTAACAGATCAAAATGATGTTTTGAATAGAATTATGGAAGTTTCAGATGTTAAAGAAGATGAGCATATAATTGAAATTGGACCAGGAGAAGGTGCATTAACGGCTTTATTACTAGAAAAAGCTGAAAATGTAACATGTATTGAAATTGATACTGATTTAGAAAAGATACTTACAAAAAAATATGCATCAAATCCTAAATTTAATTTAATAATGCAGGATGTTTTAACAGTAGATTTAAAAAATGTATTAAGTAAAGGAAGAGTAGTTGCTAATATTCCTTACTATATAACATCACCAATTATAAATAAAATCATAGAAAATAGAGATATAATAAGTGAAATGTTTATAATGGTTCAAAAAGAAGTTGCAGAAAGAGTATGCTCAAAATCAGGAAAAGAGAGAAGTGTATTGACATTAGCCGTAGAGTATTATGGAGAAGCAGAATACTTGTTTACAATACCAAAAGCGTTTTTTACACCACCACCAAAGGTAGATTCGGCTTTTATGTCAATAAAGTTTTACAATGATAGAAGATATGAGGATCGAATTTCAGAGAGTCTGTTTTTTAAATATGTAAAAGCGGCTTTTTCAAACAAAAGAAAAAATATCATAAATAATCTAACAACTTTGGGATATTCTAAAGATTTTATAAGAGAAAAATTAGAAAAATTAGGAATATTAGAGACAGAAAGAGCTGAAAATTTAACAATTGAACAGTTTATAGATTTAGCTGAGATATTTGAAGAAGAATAA
- the hpt gene encoding hypoxanthine phosphoribosyltransferase — protein MDYTIEKMISEGDLQARIREVAKEIEKDYEGKDLICVGLLKGSIMFMADLLKNVELDLAMDFMKVSSYHGGTDSTGVVKILKDVDEDLTGKDVLIIEDIIDTGLTLESVKKFLMSKQPKSLKVCSLLDKPSRRKVEMVGEYIGFEIPDEFVVGYGLDYDELYRNLPYIGKVVRK, from the coding sequence ATGGATTACACAATAGAGAAAATGATTTCTGAGGGTGATTTACAAGCTAGAATAAGAGAGGTTGCAAAAGAGATTGAAAAAGATTATGAAGGAAAAGATCTTATTTGTGTAGGTCTACTTAAGGGATCAATCATGTTCATGGCAGATTTACTAAAGAATGTAGAATTAGATTTAGCTATGGATTTCATGAAAGTCTCTAGTTACCATGGAGGAACTGATAGTACAGGTGTAGTAAAGATTTTAAAAGATGTTGATGAAGATTTAACAGGAAAAGATGTTTTAATTATAGAGGATATAATCGATACAGGTTTAACTTTAGAATCAGTTAAAAAATTCTTAATGTCAAAACAACCAAAATCTTTAAAAGTGTGTTCTTTATTAGATAAACCAAGTAGAAGAAAAGTAGAAATGGTTGGAGAGTATATTGGATTTGAAATTCCAGATGAGTTTGTAGTTGGATATGGTTTAGATTACGATGAGCTATATAGAAACCTTCCTTATATTGGAAAAGTAGTTAGAAAGTAA
- a CDS encoding PASTA domain-containing protein, producing the protein MKKYLAYLLSCILIVFICFFSFNIFLKTYFNKSFYSLPNLVGMNLKQIEKIPSIDKVNVIVAGNDFSDLPIGTIFKQNPAPEKVVKEGRTVRVWLSKGKDDYIMPDFTNKNLIEVSAKLQEEGVKIKKVSYTSSNLPYNTVLATTPSLGQNTQKNKGVSLLLSNSNSVASVEVPDTIGFTYEEATNELISKGLIVGVVKEKVIPNLEKGIVIETTHIGETVPAGTIIDIVVSY; encoded by the coding sequence ATGAAAAAATATTTAGCATATTTGCTATCATGTATACTTATTGTTTTTATCTGTTTTTTTAGTTTTAATATATTCTTAAAAACATATTTTAACAAAAGTTTTTATTCTTTACCAAATCTTGTTGGAATGAATCTAAAACAGATAGAAAAAATACCATCTATTGATAAAGTAAATGTAATCGTTGCAGGAAATGATTTTTCTGATTTACCAATTGGAACTATCTTCAAACAAAATCCAGCTCCTGAAAAAGTTGTAAAAGAGGGAAGAACTGTTAGAGTTTGGTTAAGCAAAGGTAAAGATGACTATATTATGCCTGATTTTACAAATAAAAACCTTATCGAAGTTTCAGCTAAACTCCAAGAAGAAGGAGTTAAAATAAAAAAAGTTTCTTATACATCTTCAAACTTACCATACAATACTGTTTTAGCCACAACTCCATCTTTAGGCCAAAACACTCAAAAAAATAAAGGAGTATCTCTTTTATTAAGTAATTCTAATTCTGTTGCTTCTGTAGAAGTTCCTGATACAATAGGATTTACATATGAAGAGGCTACCAACGAATTAATTTCAAAAGGTCTTATTGTTGGTGTTGTTAAAGAAAAAGTAATTCCTAATTTAGAAAAAGGAATTGTTATTGAAACTACTCATATTGGTGAAACTGTCCCTGCTGGAACTATCATTGATATTGTTGTTAGTTATTAA
- the rsgA gene encoding ribosome small subunit-dependent GTPase A, which produces MNKIQGFYNIESEGKEYLCKLRGILKRSDKRENCTVGDYVVFDADGFITEVKPRKNLLRRPLVANIDYGVIQFAAKDPAIDYEKINILILNSLYNKISPVLIINKIDLLSEEELEEIKSNLEYLSKIDIPVFYISTYKNLGMDELKAFLKDKVTAFGGPSGVGKSSILNLLQDSKELKTGETSKRLRAGKHTTRDSKLLTLPSGGFVIDTPGFSSVDLPPTSDAQDLISLFPEFHQFGDECKFNNCVHVNEPQCGVKSAVDSGKITKERYEFYKRCYDKSKNEIWNKY; this is translated from the coding sequence ATCAATAAAATTCAAGGATTTTATAATATTGAAAGTGAAGGAAAAGAATATCTTTGTAAATTAAGAGGGATTTTAAAAAGATCGGACAAAAGGGAAAATTGTACAGTGGGAGATTACGTTGTTTTTGATGCAGATGGCTTTATAACTGAAGTTAAGCCTAGAAAAAATCTTTTAAGAAGACCTTTAGTTGCGAACATCGATTATGGTGTTATTCAATTTGCTGCTAAAGATCCCGCTATTGACTATGAAAAAATAAATATTTTAATATTAAATAGCTTATATAATAAAATTAGTCCTGTATTAATAATCAATAAAATAGATCTTTTATCAGAAGAAGAATTAGAGGAAATTAAATCTAATTTAGAATACCTATCTAAAATAGATATTCCAGTTTTTTATATATCAACTTACAAAAATCTTGGTATGGACGAATTAAAAGCATTTTTAAAAGATAAAGTTACTGCTTTTGGTGGTCCTTCTGGAGTTGGTAAGTCAAGTATTTTAAATTTATTACAAGATTCAAAAGAATTAAAAACAGGAGAAACAAGCAAAAGATTAAGAGCCGGAAAACATACAACTAGAGATAGTAAACTTCTTACTCTTCCGAGTGGAGGCTTTGTTATTGATACCCCAGGATTTTCATCTGTTGATTTACCTCCTACTAGCGATGCTCAAGATTTAATATCACTTTTCCCTGAATTTCATCAATTTGGAGATGAATGTAAATTTAATAACTGCGTTCATGTAAATGAACCTCAATGTGGTGTAAAGTCTGCTGTTGATTCAGGAAAAATTACAAAAGAAAGATATGAGTTTTACAAACGTTGTTATGATAAATCTAAAAATGAAATTTGGAATAAATATTAG
- the rpe gene encoding ribulose-phosphate 3-epimerase — protein sequence MKKDIKIAPSILSADFSQLGNEVIAIDKAGADYIHIDVMDGMFVPNITFGAPVIKAIRNKTSLIFDVHLMIEAPERYIEDFVKAGADIIVVHAEATKHLHRTIQLIKSFGVKAGVSLNPATPVEAIKYVIDDLDMVLIMSVNPGFGGQKFIENSIQKIQEVRNLNNTVDIQVDGGITNETIGKCIDAGANIFVAGSYVFSGNYEERIKSLKER from the coding sequence ATAAAAAAAGATATCAAAATAGCACCATCAATTCTTTCAGCAGATTTTAGTCAATTAGGAAATGAAGTTATAGCAATTGATAAAGCTGGAGCCGACTATATACACATTGATGTTATGGATGGAATGTTTGTACCAAACATAACTTTTGGAGCACCTGTTATAAAAGCTATTAGAAATAAAACTAGTTTAATTTTTGATGTTCACCTTATGATTGAAGCACCTGAAAGATATATTGAAGATTTTGTTAAAGCCGGTGCTGACATAATTGTTGTTCATGCTGAAGCTACAAAACATCTTCATAGAACTATTCAATTAATTAAGTCTTTTGGAGTTAAAGCTGGTGTATCTTTAAATCCTGCTACTCCTGTTGAAGCGATAAAATATGTTATCGATGATTTAGATATGGTTTTAATTATGTCTGTTAATCCTGGATTTGGAGGACAAAAATTTATTGAAAATTCAATCCAAAAAATTCAAGAAGTTCGTAATTTAAATAATACTGTTGATATTCAAGTAGATGGTGGAATAACAAATGAAACAATTGGAAAATGTATAGATGCTGGAGCTAATATTTTTGTTGCTGGTTCTTATGTTTTCTCTGGTAATTATGAGGAGAGAATTAAATCTTTAAAGGAGAGATAA
- a CDS encoding MarR family winged helix-turn-helix transcriptional regulator, giving the protein MNNINKVNDVLENFYKLFYETEDLALKRGIKCITHTELHIIEAIGKESLSMNELSDRLGITMGTATVAITKLREKGFIDRVRSDADRRKVYVSLSKKGIEALNYHNTYHKNIISTITENIPEKDLNHFTETFELILKNLKDKTEFFKPHSVTEFPVGTVVSINEVKGTPIIQDYFANNGIEHYSTVKIVESEEKDKVALEKEDGSILKVNLLDAKNLIAIKVEE; this is encoded by the coding sequence ATGAATAATATAAATAAAGTAAATGATGTCTTAGAAAACTTTTACAAGCTTTTCTACGAAACAGAAGATTTAGCATTAAAAAGAGGTATTAAATGTATAACTCATACCGAGTTGCACATAATTGAAGCTATTGGAAAAGAATCACTTAGTATGAATGAACTATCTGATAGACTTGGAATTACTATGGGAACTGCCACAGTTGCAATCACAAAACTAAGAGAAAAAGGATTCATTGATAGAGTTCGTTCTGATGCCGATAGAAGAAAAGTTTACGTTTCTCTATCTAAAAAAGGTATTGAAGCATTAAACTATCATAATACTTATCACAAAAATATAATTTCAACTATAACAGAAAATATTCCAGAAAAGGATTTAAATCATTTTACTGAAACTTTTGAATTGATTTTAAAAAATTTAAAAGATAAAACAGAATTTTTTAAGCCCCATTCTGTTACAGAGTTTCCTGTAGGAACTGTAGTATCTATTAATGAGGTTAAAGGAACACCTATTATACAGGATTATTTTGCTAATAATGGAATTGAGCATTACTCAACAGTAAAAATTGTAGAATCTGAAGAAAAAGATAAGGTAGCACTTGAAAAAGAGGATGGTTCTATTTTAAAAGTTAATCTTTTAGATGCAAAAAATCTTATTGCTATAAAGGTTGAAGAATAA
- a CDS encoding Rqc2 family fibronectin-binding protein, giving the protein MLYLDGISLNKIKTELETSLKGKGVNKVVQTSSLAVSINFGKQRFILSCFPSLSLCYLSDTKEDNLLEENSSFALNLKKYIVGSTLISINQLGYDRILIFTFSKLNELGEVKIYNLYFEMMGKHSNLILTTKENKVLDSIKRFSIEENPSRVLFPGIDYSTPSLEKKLSPLNLNEEEFLKEKNEKSLLKNIEGLGKTLANSLTSFENLKNILKDEIAPKIFFNEHNEIILATVLNIAPKEYDTVITYNSFQELINFYLNNQNLSNTFKILKDKLTSCIKKEIKKSEKVIISIKKDLEEKKNFDRYRELGDILAASLYSLKKGMTEVELYDFYNDCMCTIPLDPLVTPQINLEKIYKKYNKLKKGMEYNQKRLIEISDNLKYFLGVESFINNSDSKENLKLIEEELSSQGYLKVPSKTKHKKNIKKQVIKTFNFGEITIDGILVRYGRNNLENDALTTKYSHREDMWFHCKDMPGTHAVVNSNESLSEKSIYNIAVFCGQQSKLPKGTKLTVDYTQIKYLNKPKGAKPGFVTYKIFKSIVVTL; this is encoded by the coding sequence ATGTTGTACCTTGATGGTATATCTTTAAATAAAATTAAAACTGAGCTAGAAACTTCTTTAAAAGGAAAAGGTGTGAATAAAGTAGTTCAAACTAGTTCCCTTGCTGTAAGTATTAATTTTGGGAAACAGAGATTTATACTCTCTTGTTTCCCTTCTCTTTCATTATGCTACCTATCAGATACAAAAGAGGATAATTTATTAGAAGAAAATAGTTCTTTTGCCTTAAACTTAAAAAAATATATTGTTGGTTCAACATTAATATCTATTAATCAATTAGGATATGACCGAATTCTTATTTTTACTTTTTCTAAACTGAATGAACTTGGAGAAGTAAAAATTTATAATCTATATTTTGAGATGATGGGAAAGCACTCTAATCTTATTCTTACTACGAAAGAAAATAAAGTACTAGATTCTATAAAACGTTTTTCTATTGAAGAGAATCCAAGTAGAGTATTATTCCCTGGAATTGATTATTCAACACCATCTCTTGAAAAAAAACTTTCTCCCTTAAACTTAAACGAGGAGGAGTTTCTTAAAGAGAAAAATGAAAAATCACTTCTTAAAAACATAGAAGGGCTTGGAAAAACTCTTGCTAATTCACTTACATCATTTGAAAATCTAAAAAATATTTTAAAAGATGAAATAGCTCCTAAAATATTTTTTAATGAACATAATGAAATTATCTTAGCTACTGTTTTAAATATAGCGCCTAAAGAATATGACACTGTAATTACATATAATTCATTCCAAGAACTAATAAATTTTTATTTAAACAATCAAAATTTATCTAATACTTTTAAAATTTTAAAAGATAAACTTACATCTTGTATAAAAAAAGAGATTAAAAAATCTGAAAAAGTAATTATTTCTATAAAAAAAGATCTTGAAGAGAAAAAAAACTTTGATAGATATAGAGAGCTTGGAGATATATTAGCTGCCTCTTTATATTCTTTAAAAAAAGGCATGACTGAAGTAGAACTTTATGATTTCTATAATGATTGTATGTGTACAATTCCTTTAGATCCATTAGTTACACCTCAGATAAATTTAGAAAAAATATATAAAAAATATAATAAGTTAAAAAAAGGTATGGAGTATAATCAAAAAAGATTAATTGAAATATCTGATAATTTAAAATATTTTTTAGGTGTCGAATCTTTTATTAATAATAGTGATTCTAAAGAAAATCTAAAGTTAATTGAAGAAGAACTTTCTAGTCAAGGTTATTTAAAAGTTCCTTCTAAAACAAAACATAAAAAAAATATTAAAAAACAAGTTATTAAAACTTTTAATTTTGGAGAAATTACTATTGATGGTATTTTAGTTCGATATGGTCGAAATAATTTAGAAAATGATGCTCTAACAACTAAGTATTCTCATAGAGAAGATATGTGGTTCCACTGTAAAGATATGCCTGGAACTCATGCTGTTGTAAATTCTAATGAATCATTATCTGAAAAATCTATTTATAATATTGCTGTATTTTGTGGTCAACAATCAAAGTTGCCTAAAGGAACTAAACTTACAGTAGATTACACACAAATTAAATATTTAAATAAGCCTAAAGGAGCTAAACCTGGGTTTGTTACTTACAAAATTTTTAAATCAATTGTTGTTACTTTATAA
- a CDS encoding murein L,D-transpeptidase catalytic domain family protein, whose translation MKQKLLLLFFILYMTVFSSTSSLYKSLELKDKMNYSVFKHAIKGASKIKGKTFQFLTVIDFTKPSTEPRFSVIDLKKKKLLYYTYVSHGKNSGKVLATKFSNAPNSFQSSLGFFITDTKPYFGNYGYSLRLKGLENRFNSNAYDRAIVIHGADYASKKYIDQMGFLGRTLGCPAIPTELSKEVIDLLSNNSIIFIAGDDTKYLKESTFIN comes from the coding sequence ATGAAACAAAAATTATTATTATTATTTTTTATTCTTTATATGACTGTTTTTAGCTCTACTTCATCTCTCTATAAATCATTGGAACTAAAAGATAAAATGAATTACAGTGTCTTCAAGCATGCTATAAAGGGAGCTTCTAAAATTAAAGGAAAAACCTTTCAATTTTTAACAGTTATTGACTTTACTAAACCCTCTACTGAACCAAGATTCTCAGTTATTGACTTAAAGAAAAAAAAGTTACTTTATTATACTTATGTTTCTCATGGAAAAAACAGTGGAAAAGTTCTTGCTACAAAATTTTCTAATGCACCTAACTCTTTCCAAAGTTCTCTTGGATTTTTTATTACTGATACAAAGCCATATTTTGGAAATTACGGTTATTCTTTAAGATTAAAAGGCCTAGAAAATCGTTTTAACTCTAATGCTTATGATCGAGCAATTGTAATACATGGTGCTGATTACGCATCTAAAAAATATATTGATCAAATGGGATTTTTAGGAAGAACTCTTGGATGTCCCGCTATTCCAACTGAACTATCTAAAGAGGTTATTGATCTTTTATCTAACAACTCAATAATTTTTATAGCTGGTGATGACACTAAATATTTAAAAGAAAGCACATTTATAAATTAA
- a CDS encoding DUF6672 family protein, with amino-acid sequence MRKKLSILIFLSLVCLIGWILYSTGQEHTLIVNNNYKNKDMSTNIVIKISGEKDKKIGKNKKVVFDLKGVTHKFSILVNEKQIDGVVNFKMNKSGELDVEKFLNNEENWLKTINQY; translated from the coding sequence ATGAGAAAAAAATTAAGCATATTGATATTTTTATCTCTTGTATGTTTAATTGGCTGGATTTTATATTCAACAGGTCAAGAGCACACTCTAATTGTAAATAATAATTATAAAAATAAAGATATGAGTACAAATATAGTGATAAAAATTTCTGGAGAGAAAGATAAAAAAATAGGGAAGAATAAAAAAGTAGTATTTGATTTAAAAGGGGTAACTCATAAATTTTCTATTCTAGTAAATGAAAAGCAAATTGATGGAGTTGTAAATTTTAAGATGAATAAGAGTGGAGAACTAGATGTGGAAAAGTTTTTAAATAATGAAGAAAATTGGTTAAAAACAATTAATCAATATTAA